A single region of the Mycobacterium avium subsp. avium genome encodes:
- a CDS encoding LuxR C-terminal-related transcriptional regulator has translation MEFRRSLAALNNGEFHGVALVGDGGVGKSTLARMLAKTVESAGRTVRFALGTQTGWAVPLGAFSRAVSLGVGHEPAIMLAAAHNTLGQDKNLVVVVDEAQLLDPLSATLVNQLAAGRSARLIVTIRSGEPVLDAVTALLKERLLLTVHVDPFTREQTELLAGAVLGGPVDTRLVDELFERSAGNLLLLRGFLTAGVESGALVHTEQGWQLQGPLRGDRELHDALEYRLQSLSSEEREVVEVLATAELLEWEILRDICDADAMASLERRGLIQLVTDGSHTLVQLNHPMLGEAATRHAGVVRSRQLNGILAKTLRKHLRAAGRRSQISDPRGRIQLAQFIMRSDLEPDLDVVIKAAADAMAMSNVVLGEQLATFAVDRGGGLPAALVLAEAVSWQGRGEEADSILLGADVDDADEWLIARWGCLRAANLAWGCGDAEGATRVLAEVKQRLATEGSLQLIDALDVSIGFFRGDIARTIEFGPRLCEPDVVPMATVWAAVATCGALTAVGRFSEVGRIAAAGVRATAQCRAGAQRFAIGLAEVMAATAAGDYPAAERIHKRYAALATGLPAAEAMVDAMLGVLQLTRGELQEACATLDRSISQLSQGFPLPWQLVVGALQAQAEGARGDSAAAAVALRRVEEAYGPHVAVFLPELELARAWERAAAGDTAGAQTQAMQAAQTARKAGMHLVEMRARHAALRFGDRAQAARVDELASILNSPSAQAVAGHARGLAQHDGDLLDAAAHRFADLGALAFAADAAAQAASEHARRGDRRKEVESSTWAHALAGQCGSRTPALDAAARPLPFSGRERQIVNLVAAGLSNREIADRLVISVRTVEGHLYRLFTKLGINNRDQLIQLIGRDAS, from the coding sequence GTGGAATTTCGGCGATCGCTCGCGGCGCTCAACAACGGGGAATTCCACGGGGTGGCGTTGGTCGGCGACGGCGGTGTGGGCAAGTCGACGTTGGCGCGCATGCTGGCCAAGACGGTCGAGTCCGCCGGGCGCACGGTGCGATTCGCGCTCGGTACCCAGACGGGCTGGGCGGTGCCGCTGGGCGCGTTCTCGCGCGCGGTGAGCCTCGGGGTCGGGCACGAACCGGCGATCATGCTGGCCGCCGCGCACAACACCTTGGGTCAGGACAAGAATTTGGTGGTGGTGGTCGACGAGGCGCAGTTGCTCGATCCGTTGTCGGCCACCTTGGTGAATCAGCTTGCGGCCGGGCGCAGTGCGCGGCTGATCGTGACGATCCGCTCCGGTGAGCCGGTGCTGGATGCGGTGACGGCGTTGTTGAAAGAGCGCCTGCTGTTGACGGTGCACGTCGATCCGTTCACCCGCGAACAGACCGAGCTGTTGGCCGGCGCAGTGTTGGGTGGGCCGGTCGACACGCGGTTGGTGGATGAGCTGTTCGAGCGCAGCGCGGGAAACCTGTTGCTACTGCGTGGTTTTCTGACGGCGGGCGTGGAAAGCGGCGCCCTGGTTCACACCGAACAGGGCTGGCAACTGCAGGGTCCGCTGCGCGGCGATCGCGAACTGCATGATGCCCTGGAGTACCGGCTGCAGTCGCTGAGTTCCGAGGAGCGCGAGGTGGTGGAAGTACTGGCCACCGCCGAGCTGCTGGAGTGGGAGATCTTGCGCGACATCTGCGATGCCGACGCGATGGCAAGCCTGGAGCGCCGCGGCCTGATCCAGTTGGTGACCGACGGATCGCACACCCTGGTGCAGTTGAATCACCCGATGCTCGGCGAAGCGGCGACCCGCCACGCCGGGGTGGTGCGCTCGCGGCAGCTCAACGGGATCCTGGCGAAGACCCTGCGCAAGCACCTACGGGCGGCGGGGCGGCGCTCACAAATCTCCGACCCCCGCGGTCGAATCCAGTTGGCGCAGTTCATAATGCGCAGCGACTTGGAGCCCGATCTGGATGTGGTCATCAAGGCGGCGGCCGACGCGATGGCCATGTCGAACGTCGTGCTGGGCGAGCAGCTGGCGACGTTTGCGGTCGACCGTGGTGGTGGCCTGCCGGCCGCGTTGGTGCTCGCCGAGGCGGTGAGCTGGCAGGGCCGCGGCGAGGAGGCAGATTCCATCCTGCTGGGCGCCGACGTCGATGATGCCGACGAATGGCTGATCGCGCGCTGGGGCTGCCTGCGCGCCGCCAACCTGGCCTGGGGATGCGGGGACGCCGAGGGTGCAACGCGGGTACTGGCCGAGGTGAAACAGCGCCTGGCGACCGAGGGCAGCCTGCAGCTGATCGATGCGCTGGATGTGTCGATCGGGTTCTTCCGCGGCGACATCGCCCGGACGATCGAATTCGGGCCGCGCCTGTGCGAACCGGATGTCGTGCCGATGGCGACCGTGTGGGCGGCTGTCGCGACATGCGGCGCCTTGACCGCGGTGGGGCGTTTTTCCGAGGTCGGCCGCATCGCCGCTGCCGGCGTGCGCGCGACGGCGCAGTGCCGGGCGGGAGCGCAGCGGTTCGCCATCGGACTGGCCGAGGTCATGGCCGCGACCGCTGCCGGTGACTATCCGGCGGCCGAGCGAATCCACAAGCGTTACGCCGCACTGGCAACCGGCCTTCCCGCAGCGGAGGCCATGGTCGACGCGATGCTCGGCGTCCTGCAGCTCACCCGCGGTGAGCTGCAGGAGGCCTGCGCCACCCTCGACCGGTCGATTTCCCAGCTTTCCCAAGGCTTTCCATTACCGTGGCAGCTCGTCGTGGGCGCCTTGCAGGCACAGGCCGAAGGGGCCCGCGGGGACAGCGCGGCGGCCGCCGTGGCGCTGCGGCGGGTCGAGGAAGCCTACGGACCGCACGTCGCGGTGTTCCTGCCGGAACTCGAGCTCGCCCGGGCCTGGGAGCGGGCGGCGGCCGGCGATACGGCGGGCGCTCAGACGCAGGCAATGCAGGCGGCGCAGACTGCACGGAAAGCCGGCATGCACCTGGTCGAGATGCGGGCACGCCATGCGGCCCTTCGCTTCGGCGATCGTGCGCAGGCCGCGCGAGTAGACGAGTTGGCCAGCATCCTGAACTCCCCGTCGGCCCAGGCGGTCGCCGGCCATGCCCGCGGTCTGGCTCAGCACGACGGCGATCTGCTCGACGCCGCGGCCCACCGCTTCGCCGACCTCGGCGCCTTGGCATTCGCCGCCGATGCGGCGGCTCAGGCGGCCAGCGAACATGCCCGCCGGGGCGACCGTCGCAAGGAGGTCGAGTCGTCGACCTGGGCGCACGCGTTGGCCGGCCAATGCGGGTCGCGCACACCGGCGCTCGACGCGGCGGCGCGCCCGCTTCCGTTCAGCGGACGGGAACGTCAGATCGTGAATCTGGTGGCGGCCGGCCTGTCCAACCGCGAGATCGCCGACCGGCTGGTGATCTCGGTGCGCACGGTGGAGGGACACCTCTATCGCCTCTTCACCAAGCTTGGCATCAATAACCGCGACCAACTCATCCAACTGATCGGCCGCGACGCATCGTGA